Genomic segment of Anaerolineales bacterium:
CGATGGTGGCTCTGATTCTCACCACCGGATTGTGCTTCGCCGTCGCACAGGATCTGATGAACCTCCTGGCGTACCCGTTGGGGAATCCGGAGGCCGCGGCCGAGGCCGGAACCCGGGGCGGGATCGCCGGCTGGGTGGAGAGGGCGCTGGCCCAGGGAGCGGACGGCCTCGCCCAACTGCAGGTGATCGAACCGACCGAGGCGGTGGGGGTTTTCATGCGCGTCTCCCTTCTCGGCGGACTGATCCTCGCCCTGCCGTGGATCGTCTTCGAGCTGTACCTCTTCGTCGCCCCGGGCTTGATGCCGCGCAGCCGGATCGTCCTGCTGTTCGGGATTCCGCTGATCGCCGCCTTGTTCTTCGTCGGAGTGCTGTTCTGCTTTTTCCTGATGCTGCCAACCGCGATCCCGTTCCTCGCCACCTTCCTCGGCTTCAAAGCCGCCTGGCGCCCCTCGGCCTATTTTGAGTTGGTGACGACGCTGATGTTCTGGGTCGGCGTGACATTCGAGATGCCGCTCGTTTCCTACCTGCTGGCGGCGGCGCGGCTGATCAACGCCCGCCAGCTGGCGTCGGTTTGGCGCTTCGCGGTGTTGATCATCGCGGTGGTGGCGGCGTCGATCACGCCCACCGTGGATCCGGTCAACATGGGCTTGGTGATGGCGCCGATGATCCTTCTGTATTTGATCAGCATCCTTGCCGCGGCGGTCGCCGGCGGCCGACGCAAGAGAATTCCATAAAAAAAAACGTAATTGCTCAGCCAGTGGTTGTCATGCCGGTACCCGCCCTCGGCGCGTTATTCGCCGGGGGTGATTTTTGCCGGCATCCAGTAGATTTTTGAAAAAAACTGGACCCCGGCTTCGAGCACCCCGCTTGCCCCGGCATAGAGCATGCCGAGGGCGGGCGCGGGGGAGCCACGCCGGGGTGACGGACAAAAACTATAACCCCGGTGATGTTATGCTGAGATTATTCTGTCGAAATAAGCCGCCTGAGCCGTGAAAATTTTTTATGCTATTTATTTAGCAACTGCTCAACCAGTCTAATATTGAAAGGATAACCGGCCGTTTTCCATCCTTACCTCTATCCCCCGTCCCTCCCCTCGATCCGCTCGAGGACAGGCTTTCCCCCTCTCCTGGCGCCTGCCCTCGCGCCTGCCCTCGCGAAGCGGGGGAAGCGGGGGAAGCGGGGGTATGCCAGGAGAGAGGGAAGGGGTGAAGGGGTAGGTGAGTGAGGATTGGATGATGGCGGGATGCTGAGCAATTACCTCCTTTTTATTTTTTTTCCTATTGACATTCCAATTAATCGGTCGTATTAGGTGTTGACAAGCTCATTTTTTGTAGTACACTAATCACATAATAAATAAGTTTCATATGGAGGATTATGTCCCTTCGGTATGCGCTGCTCGGCTTCATAGAGATGCTGCAGCCGGTCTCCGGATACGATCTGAAAAAGTGGTTCGAAGGCTCGATCAGCTTTTATTGGCCGGCGACCCACACCCAGATCTATCGGACCCTGGCCGAGTTGGCGAAAGAAAAATTGGTTTCCGCCAAGAAGGTGGAACAGACTGCCCGGCCGGACAAGAAGATGTACTCCCTTACGGATCGGGGCTGGCAGTCGCTCACGGCGTGGCTGCATCAGGAGGTGGATCTGCCCGATACGCGCCACGGACTGCTCGTCCAGCTGTCGTTTGCCGACGGCTTGGAAACCGGGGAAATCCTCTCCCTGTTGCGCGGTTTTATGGCGAAGGTTCGTTCGCGCCTCCGATGCCTTGAGCAGGATCAGCAGCAGATCCTAGCCTACGGCCGCACAGGGCGGGAGCGCCTATTGTGGGAATTGATCCTCGACAGCGGCCTGGAATATTACCGCGGGGAGTTGCGCTGGGCGGAGCAGGCGGTCCGGCGGCTGCAGGAATACGAAGAGAAAAAACCGCAGATCTCCTCCGGGGACGGGGAGGGAACCTAGGTGTACGCGGAAAGGAAGTCTCGAGATGGAGCTGAAGAATAAAAAAATACTGGTCACCGGCGCGTCACGGGGAATCGGGCGCGCGATCGCGCTGGCGCTGTTGGGTGCAGGCGCGGAGGTCTATCTGACGGCGCGTTCGGAGGAATCGTTCGCCTTTCTCCGCGAGGGGGCGGCGGCCCGGACCGGGAAGGCGCATGCCGGCCGCCTGGACCTGGCCTCTCCGGAATCCATCCGCGAAGGGGCGGATCGGGCGTTCGCCGTCCTGGGCGGGATCGACATCCTCGTCAACAACGCCGGGATCACGTCGCAGAGTCTCGTGGTCGACCAGGATCCGGAGCAGGCCGAGCGAGAGGTGCGGGTGAACTATCTGGGCGCCTACCGTCTGACCCGGGCCGTCCTGCCGCGGATGCTCGAACGCGGGTCCGGAATGATCGTGAACGTCTCATCGACGATCGGCAGTGTGCCCAGCCCGACCCAGGCCAATTACTGCGCCACCAAGGCCGCCCTGGTCGCCTTCTCCGAAGCCCTGCGCGGGGAGGTGGAGGACCGCGGGATCGACGTCCGGGTGTTCCTCCCCGGGCATACGCAGACCGAAATGGGGAGAAGCATCCGGTTGAAAACGCCGCAGAGGATGACCGCCGAAGAGGTGGCCGCCCATTTTCTGCGAGCCCTGCGGAGCAAGCGCGCGGTTTACGTCTGCGGGGGGGCGAACGAGGGGATCATCCGGATCCACCGGATGTTTCCCGAAGCCGCGCGCCGGATCATGAAGGACATCGCCCTGGGTTCCTTCCGAAGCGCCTGAGAAGAAGCGACCGCGGGAGCGGGCGCCCGCCCCCCCGCCGCGAACCTATGCCGGATTTTTCGACCGCGCTTCGAGCCCGTCGGCGAACGTTTCGTATCCCAGCAGGGCCTCCCGGCCCAGCGAGCGGTCGACGGCTTCAAACTTTTCCTGCAGCGCCTCCAGGTCCTTCGGGTCCATCATTTTGAGCGTCATCGGGAAGAGGAGGTAATCCTCCTTCCAGATGTGATTCGGATACAGGCGCTGGATGCCGTCAAGGTTTGCGAGGATTCCCTTGCGGGCTTCCTCCCCGGCGCTGTCCAGCATCCCGACCGAATCCACCAGACCGCCGACCAGCCGCCGGCCCTGGACATGCTCGGCCGATAGCGCGCCGATCGGACAGCCGGTCATCGGCACGCCGCGGGCGATCAGCGCCGGGAAGAGCAGGATCTCCTCCTTGCCGTGATGGCACTTGTCGGCGTACACGCGCATGAAATCCGCGATCCGCCGCAAAAGATCCGCGTCGATCGCTCGGCCGGCGCGGATTTCCTCCGACAGCGCCAGGCACGCCTGGACGACCTTT
This window contains:
- the tatC gene encoding twin-arginine translocase subunit TatC yields the protein MSRISNIVTAPIRRVRDFLLEVPEDTPLSETIGSALGTSEGLRGLWEGLAEHLQALRGHLFRSMVALILTTGLCFAVAQDLMNLLAYPLGNPEAAAEAGTRGGIAGWVERALAQGADGLAQLQVIEPTEAVGVFMRVSLLGGLILALPWIVFELYLFVAPGLMPRSRIVLLFGIPLIAALFFVGVLFCFFLMLPTAIPFLATFLGFKAAWRPSAYFELVTTLMFWVGVTFEMPLVSYLLAAARLINARQLASVWRFAVLIIAVVAASITPTVDPVNMGLVMAPMILLYLISILAAAVAGGRRKRIP
- a CDS encoding PadR family transcriptional regulator — its product is MSLRYALLGFIEMLQPVSGYDLKKWFEGSISFYWPATHTQIYRTLAELAKEKLVSAKKVEQTARPDKKMYSLTDRGWQSLTAWLHQEVDLPDTRHGLLVQLSFADGLETGEILSLLRGFMAKVRSRLRCLEQDQQQILAYGRTGRERLLWELILDSGLEYYRGELRWAEQAVRRLQEYEEKKPQISSGDGEGT
- a CDS encoding SDR family NAD(P)-dependent oxidoreductase, with the protein product MELKNKKILVTGASRGIGRAIALALLGAGAEVYLTARSEESFAFLREGAAARTGKAHAGRLDLASPESIREGADRAFAVLGGIDILVNNAGITSQSLVVDQDPEQAEREVRVNYLGAYRLTRAVLPRMLERGSGMIVNVSSTIGSVPSPTQANYCATKAALVAFSEALRGEVEDRGIDVRVFLPGHTQTEMGRSIRLKTPQRMTAEEVAAHFLRALRSKRAVYVCGGANEGIIRIHRMFPEAARRIMKDIALGSFRSA
- a CDS encoding hemerythrin domain-containing protein, whose protein sequence is MGASLPTQVLEREHRFIEKVVQACLALSEEIRAGRAIDADLLRRIADFMRVYADKCHHGKEEILLFPALIARGVPMTGCPIGALSAEHVQGRRLVGGLVDSVGMLDSAGEEARKGILANLDGIQRLYPNHIWKEDYLLFPMTLKMMDPKDLEALQEKFEAVDRSLGREALLGYETFADGLEARSKNPA